From the Salmo trutta chromosome 25, fSalTru1.1, whole genome shotgun sequence genome, the window CCAAACATACTcagggacagttgtgggatgcggtAGACCCCAAATTATACAACCACTTGcataaaaattttttttaaaagcattgaggctgatgcaacagatcagaacgttagcctaatagtttatcgacATTTTAAGCTATTTCTTCGCGTTGTAAGCGCAGCAATGCGGATaaggcagtaggctataggcaTGAATGTTCCAAGATTCAGTCAATTAGCAGGAAAACGCTGTTCTCATAAGTAaccgcaaatgtgattatgcatgtaatgcattattataaaggtgcatttttatggtgaaaattatcttccccaaacgtgAAACTTATGCACCGCCTATGTATGCCAGTAAGGCTCTTCACcggttgtaaagcggattaatatGCTTAATtttaagttatttggccactttagtcaaaacatataggcctatgggctaggctacatgaggtgtgcgacaaTGAAAAGTTGTGCACAAAAAAAAGGCGTGCTTTTTCTTTCCTTGCTGCACtcactgggcatcattcacaagtgataatacatcattcacaagtgataggctaacacccatcagactattcttaatttaatctggtctttacctatactaaataatatgtgtgaaataagTTTTGATtttgaatggaccattatcatgcactcAGGGGCATGGGGAAAATAAatgcatgtcatctatgcacttaaatggCGAATGGAGaacgcttttcccgtggttcattttcatgccagccaggtaggctatactcctgttgcaaagcaatgtgcttaatattaagaAAATTGATTAATAAATATTGTAGGCCAAGCCTATAGAAAGATGATAGGTCCTCCACTTTTTCAATAGATGctatcaaaactctgttttctcacacaattgcagagcctatagaaatgttgcgcaacatgagctcattggctctcatgaagtgttttgatttgaattttgaaaataatttgcattgatgtcagtgattagagggacaatagagtgctgagtaccaggcagttagcaagtttggtaggttactaatgaccatcagcagcatcagagcttggagaagcctagttaccgtgactaaacggtcacgtggaatttgactgtggtCATGACTCCTGACCGCCGATGTGGTGGTAATGCGTTCACAGTAACAGCCCTAGTGTCGGACGATAATTCAACCAATATTCAATAAATAGGATGAAAAAAGGCTATTTCATGCTTATCTGAACACTTGCACCATTCTCATGATGTCATTATTGCCACAATGTATGAAATCAGCATTCGAAGCATAGTTATAGGACAAATGCTCTTTTGGATGGCAATTCATGAGAATTCAGTGTGGAAAattacacatttatttatttcccgCTGTAAAACACTATATATGTCGGTATCAGTAACTTTTGTCTCCCAAGAATCGGACCCGATAAAACATATTGGTCGGGCTCTACTTTAATATGATTTTCAGGGCAGTTATGTTCCTAAATCACTGAGGGATGTACTGTCTGATTCCAATGAGTGATATCTTATTTTTTATCTTCATTTTCAAATCTTGTAGAGATGTTCattgttcacacacacagtcagtaccTCTGGCAAATTGCTAAACATCTAAATAACACAGGGGGATCGAAGGTTCAAGCCGTGCATTTTGAATGAGTTTCATTCACAGGGTCAATACACACACGACTGCTGTTGGCTGAGCAATTTCCACACTACTCTCAAATAGTTTCCATTTACAAGATGCAGACATGAACTCTACTTGACAAAAGAGCTCTTTATTTAAAATGATTGGGGCACATTTTTACGCACAATTCACTGATCGCTTGATGTTTTCTCTTGAATTCTCATCATACTGTACATAGCCTTGATGACTTGAATTTTGGATTTGGAATTTGGATATGTCAGTTGGTTGTGTAAGCCAGCCAAGCCTACTTTTATTGATCATATACTGTAACTCTTCATAAGCAGTACTGCTCTCGCTCCACAATCTTTAAAACTGGATGTCATAGCTCCCATGACTGTAAGTTGATCAACCATGTTGTATGACAGTAGAGTAAACCCTTTAACCCAGCTGATCCCACTTTGTAATCCAGCTCATCCGGACCCATTATCCAGCAGTGGAATGCAAGGATGGACCATCACTAGTGGCTTTAACTACTGACAGTCAGAAGGTTATGACACGCCAGACCTCCAACCATTTACACTTAGTTTAAATGTTTACATTCAGCCTTCGTCCCACTCTGCCTGTATGTGATGGGTTAATGTAGCTGCTGACTGACTCTTTATTTCCTCCTGAAGCAGCTAGACTGGTGAGGTGTCCCGGTCCCTACAGGCCACACCCTGTTGGAAGTCTAGGGACTCCACACGGAGAGGCTTAGAGATGTCTGTTTTTGCTGAAGCCTTACAGGGTGTGGACTGTGGagtctgtcttctcctcctgctgTCTGTAAAGCAGCCTGCTGCCTCTCTGAGGTGACCTTGTCtggcctactgtagtctaccctGACAGGCCATGTACTTtttaatatatactgaacaaaaatataaacgcaacatgtcaagtgttggtccagtgtttcatgagctgaaataaaacatcccagaaatgttccatacacacaaaaagcatatttctcacacattttgtgcacagttttgtttacatccctgttagtgagaatttctccttcgCTAAAATAATCCAAGAAGCTGatttttaaacagcatgatcattacaaaggtgcaccttgtgcgggggacagtaaaaggcagctctaaaatgtgcagttttgtcatacaacacaatgccacagaggtctcaagttttgagggagtatgcaattggcatgctgactgcaggaatatccaccagagcagttgccagagaattgaatggtcATTATCTACCTTAAGCTGCCTTCAGTGTTGTTTTAGAGAagttggcagtacgtccaaccagcctcaaccgcagaccacgtgtaatcacgccagcccaggactccacatctggcttcttcaccttttgggctcatctgagaccagccacccagacaactgatgaaactgtgggtttgcacaactaaaGAATTTCTGAACAAACTCTCAGAAACCggctcagggaagctcatctgcgtgcccgttgtcctcaccagggtcttgactccAGATCGGCGTTGTAATCGACTTCAGTGgggaaatgctcaccttcgatggccactggcacactggagaagtgtgctcttcacagattaatcccTGCTTCAACTTtatcgggcagatggcagacagcgtatggcgttgtgtggggtcgagcagtttgctgatgtcaatgttgtgaacagagtgccccatggggttatggtataggcaaggataagctacggacaacaaacaagtgcattttattgatggcaatttgaatgcacagagataccgtgatgagatcctgaaggCCATTGACGTGCCATTTATCCACCGCCatcccctcatgtttcagcatgatcatgcacagccccatgtcacaaggatctgtacacaattcctggaagctgaaaatgtcccagttttccattgcctgcatactcaccagacatgtcacccattgagcatgtttgcgaagatgttgcgctgcatgaggcaaaaccagatactgactggttttctgatccacaccccacttttttttttttttcttttcaaggtatctgtgaccaaccaatggtctgtattcccagtcatgtgaaatctatagattagggcctaacttatttatttaaattgactgagttACGTttatgaactaactcagtaaaatctttgaaattgttggatgttgcgtttatttttgttcaatgtagaaCATAATGTGGAAATGTATCCTTATAGTTTCCACTGCCTGAGAAGAGCTCTGGATTTAAAGTTTATTTTCATGTCTTTCATTAGTGGCTTCATCATTCCTGatacacaccaacatagaaaagcTTAAAATGACTCAGTGCAGCCCTAGAGAAAGTCCACAAACCATTTTAGGCTGTGTCATCCATCCTGTGAAGCTAGAAATGAAGCATTGGGTAAGCCAAATGGAATTAGTGACATGCCCTTctgtttccttccctctctctgttgatGTCTTATTGTGTGTCCTGGGCAACAGCGCTTTGGAGTTGTAGTGTTTTGGTTTATTTAGGCCAGTGTGAGAGAGCCCTAATGTGCCTGTTTAGTTTTCACAGACACCAGGCATGTGGATAATCTGATTTATGCCATATAGGCTAGTGTCCTGGGCTTGCCAGCCAGCTGTTAgatgtcatcacattaatgagGGTAACAGGAAATCAGCCCTAGTGCCCTTATTGGTCAGATGTAGGGGATGGATAAAAACAGATTTATATGGTTTGTTAGTGCAATTAtatataaaataaagaaaatgtaaaGAATTTATTTTGGTTTATTTGCTATTGAATTATAAACCACTTACCAACCTGGAATCTGTGTGACAATCAATTAACATTTATAAGCAATAAATATAATTTAACTGCGTCAGCAACCTCTCATCTCATATGGAAACGCGCATGGAACCAACCTGTATTTTGGCGTCTATAGAAGTGGCCTTTTAGAATCTAGGGACCACCACTACGTGGATCATACATGATAATGCATTCAAGCAGGACAGCAGCAAGTACTGTATGACCATGTACTGTAGATGGAAGGTTATCAGTTTGTCTCAATGTTCTGCTCTGGAGAGGTGAGTCATTGTAAACCAGTGTATGAAAAGCGTCACATTTGTGATATTTCTGCGTCTCCTCCCTTTAGTGAAGATTAGGATTACCATGTCCAGTCTCATTCTCCTCCTCCGAGGATTATGTATTGTGTGTCACGAGACCTCGTTTATAACTCCAGGCCCCTCTACCTGCTTTGTCAATGGCTGATTCTTATCAAAGTTATTCAATTGATGGAACATTTTAGTAGGACAGAATGCAAAATATTATCCACTGCGACTGTTTGTGCTACGCTTATTTGTAATGTTTCAATGTACAGCTTTACTTCAAACCCAGACATTATAGGGTTTGCAATCATTCTGCCATGTGACTACTACATCATtcagtttttgtatttattatagtccagcaaaatgaaggcagttgcTGCTGTACtaactctgttctctctctgtgtgtgtgtgtgtgtgtgtgtgtgtgtgtctgttagtggCCAGTGAGACTCCAGTGTCCAAGCCCACTCCTCTATATGGGCAGCCGTCGTGGTGGGGGGAGGATGATGCTGAACACGGTGAAGGACAGCGGCCAGACGAGGACCCTGCAGGTCTGGAACAAACACTTCTCTACTATTAGTATGCTATCAGTTCATTTGTTTCTCCGGATATGTGAGAGTGAGCATGTCACTCTCTGAAAGAGGCCTAGCACTTCAATATTGTTATTAGCTGTGCTAACTCAAAGGTTACAGCCATTGTATTTGATTAGAGTGGCAAGCATAATACTTTGTTATGCATCACACCAAAGGTTTTCAATACATACATTGAGAGATTGATGGTGTTTAGCTCTGTAGTGCCTACTGGTGACCAGGAGTTGCCAGTGTCACACTGAGCCAGGTTGGTCCAGGGCCATCCCAGGCCACCGGGCAGTGCCTCGTGATGGATTACCCCTGTAAGACCAGGggacagggtggaggagagaggagggagggtgacTGTTAGCCTCATGCTGCCCAGCCTGGCTGGAACAGATTACCACTCTCCTTTGGACTCCAAGCTCCCACAGTGACATTTCCTCATGCCCAGCTGGCCTGGCACCCATTGATTGgctgatgtttttgtttgtttacttagTCAAGCCACCTTTATTATTTGTGGCTGCAGATTTATCGGGAATACTTGGCAGACTGAGTTTTTATGGGATTTGTTTTCCTTTGAATATTGAATATTTCATTTGAGTAGTGTCTGTGATTCCTTCCCTTACCCACCTCATACTGCATGTCCTTTGTGCCTGTAGTTTacagtagggctgggaattgccagggacctcataaTGCGTtattatcatgatacttaggtgccgtTATGATATGTACTGCGTTTCTCATGATTCTCACAATTCTGTGTATTGAGATTTgatattgcgatttgatgttccaaaaaTATTGCTCACTATGCCTGCttcagagagacgagagagcatgATAAAACTggttttgatcagtcagggaaataaaagtgTGAGTTTTGGCGCCCACGAGCGCTAGCTAACGCTAATGATATCAAATATATCGATATAATATCGTTCAAAATAATATTGAGATATGTAACTTTATCGATTTCCCCACCCCCCAAAATCACTAGTTTACAGTATTGGTCTATATAGTATTGATCTATATTGTCCCCTGTGTCTGCCCCTACAGAGAATACTAAAGAGAGCTACAGACAGGTCAATGGCTCCCTGTCAGACAGCCAGGCCAGGTCAATCTACTCGCACCACAGGGAGCCCAGCTACTTTGAGATCCCCACCAAGGAGTTCCAGCAGCGGGAGCTCCTGGAGGTTCCCACTAAGGACACTGACCCCCCTGCTGTCCCTGTTCTCCCCCCAGCCCCCACCTCCACACCCCCTGTGGTGCAGAGCCACGCCTCCTTCACCATCGAGTTTGATGAATGCATGCCGGGCAAAATCAAGATCAAAGACCATGTGACCAAGTTCTCCTTCCACCAGCAACGCAAGCTCCTGAGTAAGGAGGCGGTCACCGCACCCACTGAGGTGATGTCAGCAGAGAGCAAGGTGGCTGATTGGCTGGACCAAAGCGACGTGCGCATGATGCAGAGGTGGTCTCGGACAGAGGACATTTTAAGCACCAACAGTGACCTGCCCGTCTACAACAAGGCTTCCACAGGTGAGTGACTCAATGATTTATACACTGAATCCACTGTTACTATCCACTGTTACTGTCAGAGCTTTCAAGCTAACACGTTTCTGTATTTATTGTCAGGCCATCACCATGAGGATGGGAATCGGGGCAACTCTGAGGATTCTGTTGTGAACGGGAAGCAGGTTATCCAGTCAAAGCCACCGATGGGGCCTCTCTCAACCCATCTGTGGCCCCCTAGACCCTTCACACCCCCTGACTCAGAGGAGCTTCTGTCCAGCTCCCCTCCAGAGACTCACTCCCCTCCTCAGAGCCAGGGCAAAGCAGACCCCCAGCAGGCCTTCGTCATCGAGTTCTTTGATGGCAATCCACGCAAGAAGCGTTCACAGACCTTCACCAACAACACAGTCCAACCCGACAGCCCGGCCCTTAGGAACAAGCTGGAGAAGAAGTTGGGCCCCAGCACCCCCACCCAGCAGTATACCATACCCCTGAAGGGCCCGGGCTCTGGAGGCCCCCAGAAGGCCGGCTCCCTGAGGCGGGAGAAGACGGAGGATCGGATCAATACTAGCTTCTCTTCCCAATCCTCCTCCATACAGCCCAGGCCCTTTAGAAGTGTGGGCCGCAGGTCCAAACTGGCCCAGGACTTCACTGCTGAGTTCCTGAGGGAGTCCAGACAGGAGACTAGACCGAGCATGAACACAACCTGGGAGAGGAAGACTTCACCTGTGTCTCCTACCATCAGTCCACCACCAACAGAAATGGCAGCAGTGCCCAACTCCCATCATACCTCACCAAGCCCCCCTCAGCCCCTTGTCCCATATCTGACTCAGACCTCCACCGTCAACCAGCCTGTGTCCCTGAAAGCCCCTCTAATATCCCTGGTCAACCACACCCTGGAGGCCGCACGGACCCTGGAGGCCGCACGGACCCTGGAGGCCGCACGGACCCTGGAGGCCGCACGGACCCTGGAGGCCGCACGGACCCTGGAGGCCGCACGGACCCTGGAGATTGGAAGCCCCAGAAGCTTGGGGAATGAGGAGGATGATGCCTTGAGTGAAGCAGGCACTTACACCATCGAGACAGAGGTCCAGGATGAAGAGGTGGTGGAGGCACGCAGCAAGATAGACCAGGCAAGTCTCTTCGCCTTACTCTCTGTAACAGTCTTATCTCTCCAAGTTTGTTTTAATATCACACCTTGTCATGCCATGAGCTTCAGCCTGAGAACCTGCCTTGTCAAGTATCCGACAGCCATGCTATCTAACAAAAGCCACCATGGGTGTCACACAGGAGCGTAGAGGACTTGGCAGCCTCCAGCCCTGGAGCGACAGTATTCACACATCATGCTTTGTTTCTGAcaggtgtttggggttgttgAGGGGCCAGAGCAGCCCAGCCACACTGCAGCAGCAGCATATAAGCCTGTTAAGGCTCAGGACAGGGAGGAGCTTAGGGAGAGTTGCTCTGTGGATCTAAGGCCAGCTCCAGGGCAGGGACAGAATCAGCTGCAGGTAAACCCCCAGCCGGCCTCAGTGTGGTGACAGATTCCCAGAGCTAACTCAATCAAACAAACAATCAATCTGTCTGTCAATTAATTCATCTACTGGGTCAATAAACTGGGAAGCACAACTCTGCATGTTTTGGTCTCTTGATTCTCCATGGTTTCTCCTTATCTCCCTCGCGGATATTGTGTAGTCTTTTTTGGTTTCTGGGGGTGTTGGTGTTGTAGTTCTTTACTTCCTGCTGGGTTTGGATGTGACCAACTGGTTTTCTCTTGTGGTGTCCTTGGTTTCTATCTGAGGAATAGGAATGGCTTTGTGGAGGTTGGCATGTTTTTGCTGTCATAGGATATTTTTTAATATCTGAAAATGGCACTAACATCCCAAGCTGTAAATGTGTCTATTCCCTAATAGATTTTTCAATCGTAAATTATAATTTCTTGAACGGGATTGtgttatttttctttgtattgtAAGCGATATTGTGTTTACTGACTGCTGTCGTGACATGAATAACTAGAGTGATCCTTCATGCAGGTGTCTGGTGGCTCTAAGTGGGTGTCTCGCTGGGCCAGCCTGGCAGACAGCTACACAGACTCTGGCCCCGCCTCAGGCCTCTTCGACATCCCCTCACAGATTGAGCTGTCAGGAGGAGGTAAGACACCTGATGGGAATTTGCACAAAATTTGAAATGATAATGAGTTATAGTCCTGATTATCAACTTCATAAAAAATGCATCCTTCTGTTTCCATTCAGTTGGTGGGAGGACCGGCTATCAGGCGATGCTCAGTCGCAACGTCAAAAGTGTGGAATCAGAAGGCCAGAGTTCCAGAACACGGCGGATTCTGCCTCAGGCACCGTTGGCGGAGAAGGAGACTCCAACTCCCAGCATTCTAGTCCATCAGGACACTTACTCTACCTATGATGTCAGCGAGAAGAGCTCCAGAGCCCTCTGTCCACAGGAGGGCCTGCACAACCTGTCTGTACAGGACGACCTAGACCCAGACAGCCTGAGTGATGCCAGTAAGTCAGACGACGGCTCCATTGTAGACCAGAGGACGACGCCCACACCAGATATGACAGACAAGAGTTCATCTCAgagcagagaagaggagaggcccAGACTCCCACCCAAGTCTACATCATTCTACATCGACTCTGAGGAGCGGGGTTCCAGACCCAATACGCCCAGGACTGAGAGAAAACTACCACCTCCTCCTAATACGCCACAGTTCTCCACAGCCACCCTGACCAAACAACGGGGTGGACAGGACTCACAGAAGACTGTGAAGCACAACTCGTCAGCTCCCAAGCTGGACTACCAGGGTAGAGTCAGCCCTCAGCCGAAGGATATCTCAGTGTCTCTGGTCAGGCAGGAGAGCTTCACTAAGGACCAGCCAAGTGATGCTACACAGGTCACCAGACTCCCCCACATCTCCAGCCAGCCTGCTCTGAATGACCCAGACCCTGCTGAGGTGTTCCAGGGTATCTGCAGCCAGGACACCCACTCCTACCTCAAGGAGACTGAGGATGCTCTGGCTGCCCTGGAGGCCAAGCTCCAGGCCCAGAATGATGTAGTTCCCTGCCCCGTAGATGACGCTCTGTCTGGGGAGTCTGACATAGACTCAGCCAGCACTGCCAGCCAGCGCAGCAACCAAACTGCCCCCAAGACCAGATCCAAGAAGCCCTCTATCACCTGTGGCCTTCAGAGGGAGAGGTCCTCTGCCAGCTCCTTCACCCAAGAGCCCAGTCGCCTGCCGTCAGCCCATGATCGCCTGTCAGAAAAGCAGCGGTCTAAGGGAGAAGATAGCAGCAATAAGCCTgaaccaggcaggaggctggggaTGAGACGCAGTGTGGGCAAACATGGCTCCATGGACCTTAGCGATGACTCCCAAAGCTCCAGCTTACCCTACTGGCCTGataccatctcctcagaccaggagGGCTACCGGCCCAGTGCACGCAAGAAGTACGCCGCCCCCCTGCAGAAGGAGTCTTCTAAGTCCTCCAAAGTGTCCCAGGCCCTGAGCCGCTCCAACAGCATGAATGCCCCAAGGCCTACTAGAGCCTCCATGCTTCGTCGGGCTCGCCTGGGCGAGGCGTCTGACAACGAGGGCACAGAGACGGACAGGATCTCCCAGGAGGTCAGTGGGACCACC encodes:
- the LOC115162387 gene encoding centrosomal protein of 170 kDa protein B isoform X2, translated to MSVTSWFLVSSSGTRHRLPPEMIFVGREECELMLQSRSVDKQHAVVNYDPATDEHMVKDLGSLNGTFVNDLRIPDQTYITLKLSDVIRFGYDSHVYILERSQHKVPEEALKHEKYTSQLQMSMKALEARKREKERQRAEERTRDSFRSKQEKGEGKAALAAVASETPVSKPTPLYGQPSWWGEDDAEHGEGQRPDEDPAENTKESYRQVNGSLSDSQARSIYSHHREPSYFEIPTKEFQQRELLEVPTKDTDPPAVPVLPPAPTSTPPVVQSHASFTIEFDECMPGKIKIKDHVTKFSFHQQRKLLSKEAVTAPTEVMSAESKVADWLDQSDVRMMQRWSRTEDILSTNSDLPVYNKASTGHHHEDGNRGNSEDSVVNGKQVIQSKPPMGPLSTHLWPPRPFTPPDSEELLSSSPPETHSPPQSQGKADPQQAFVIEFFDGNPRKKRSQTFTNNTVQPDSPALRNKLEKKLGPSTPTQQYTIPLKGPGSGGPQKAGSLRREKTEDRINTSFSSQSSSIQPRPFRSVGRRSKLAQDFTAEFLRESRQETRPSMNTTWERKTSPVSPTISPPPTEMAAVPNSHHTSPSPPQPLVPYLTQTSTVNQPVSLKAPLISLVNHTLEAARTLEAARTLEAARTLEAARTLEIGSPRSLGNEEDDALSEAGTYTIETEVQDEEVVEARSKIDQVFGVVEGPEQPSHTAAAAYKPVKAQDREELRESCSVDLRPAPGQGQNQLQVSGGSKWVSRWASLADSYTDSGPASGLFDIPSQIELSGGVGGRTGYQAMLSRNVKSVESEGQSSRTRRILPQAPLAEKETPTPSILVHQDTYSTYDVSEKSSRALCPQEGLHNLSVQDDLDPDSLSDASKSDDGSIVDQRTTPTPDMTDKSSSQSREEERPRLPPKSTSFYIDSEERGSRPNTPRTERKLPPPPNTPQFSTATLTKQRGGQDSQKTVKHNSSAPKLDYQGRVSPQPKDISVSLVRQESFTKDQPSDATQVTRLPHISSQPALNDPDPAEVFQGICSQDTHSYLKETEDALAALEAKLQAQNDVVPCPVDDALSGESDIDSASTASQRSNQTAPKTRSKKPSITCGLQRERSSASSFTQEPSRLPSAHDRLSEKQRSKGEDSSNKPEPGRRLGMRRSVGKHGSMDLSDDSQSSSLPYWPDTISSDQEGYRPSARKKYAAPLQKESSKSSKVSQALSRSNSMNAPRPTRASMLRRARLGEASDNEGTETDRISQEVSGTTKASQDSKKQLSRLDMLALPRKRTSSFTTPSDTESSAPRTGFSNRSTESNSGSGRKASVSGPSSKPVLGRASGAPCKPITRGRSSSAKYTSSTASSRRRQKGSDYTSTSEEEYDSGNQVTPKHKRSQTPSASCSQPLIPPRPKPRSRDSDQESHEGDAYQNWSSHSAEIAKLSQDLAKDLAILAREIHDVAGDTDPQSSSGVEANTPASTMSTQDELVHPIPEAGVNYQRAPPGSPAAGDPDQTMVNEQEHNSKHRQWNQEEVVVDDLMLNPVSQISLAIRENTEQLAEKIKVLFHNKQDVWEEIEAKINAENDIPVQKGSNKEITSILKELRRVQRQLEVINTIIEPSGNLEPAKTSTPISPSSASVRPSRAPSRDWRSLGSQRGEGGVSSSSSRSSESVRRSAMASEAESYVV
- the LOC115162387 gene encoding centrosomal protein of 170 kDa protein B isoform X5 is translated as MSVTSWFLVSSSGTRHRLPPEMIFVGREECELMLQSRSVDKQHAVVNYDPATDEHMVKDLGSLNGTFVNDLRIPDQTYITLKLSDVIRFGYDSHVYILERSQHKVPEEALKHEKYTSQLQMSMKALEARKREKERQRAEERTRDSFRSKQEKGEGKAALAAVASETPVSKPTPLYGQPSWWGEDDAEHGEGQRPDEDPAENTKESYRQVNGSLSDSQARSIYSHHREPSYFEIPTKEFQQRELLEVPTKDTDPPAVPVLPPAPTSTPPVVQSHASFTIEFDECMPGKIKIKDHVTKFSFHQQRKLLSKEAVTAPTEVMSAESKVADWLDQSDVRMMQRWSRTEDILSTNSDLPVYNKASTGHHHEDGNRGNSEDSVVNGKQVIQSKPPMGPLSTHLWPPRPFTPPDSEELLSSSPPETHSPPQSQGKADPQQAFVIEFFDGNPRKKRSQTFTNNTVQPDSPALRNKLEKKLGPSTPTQQYTIPLKGPGSGGPQKAGSLRREKTEDRINTSFSSQSSSIQPRPFRSVGRRSKLAQDFTAEFLRESRQETRPSMNTTWERKTSPVSPTISPPPTEMAAVPNSHHTSPSPPQPLVPYLTQTSTVNQPVSLKAPLISLVNHTLEAARTLEAARTLEAARTLEAARTLEAARTLEAARTLEIGSPRSLGNEEDDALSEAGTYTIETEVQDEEVVEARSKIDQVSGGSKWVSRWASLADSYTDSGPASGLFDIPSQIELSGGVGGRTGYQAMLSRNVKSVESEGQSSRTRRILPQAPLAEKETPTPSILVHQDTYSTYDVSEKSSRALCPQEGLHNLSVQDDLDPDSLSDASKSDDGSIVDQRTTPTPDMTDKSSSQSREEERPRLPPKSTSFYIDSEERGSRPNTPRTERKLPPPPNTPQFSTATLTKQRGGQDSQKTVKHNSSAPKLDYQGRVSPQPKDISVSLVRQESFTKDQPSDATQVTRLPHISSQPALNDPDPAEVFQGICSQDTHSYLKETEDALAALEAKLQAQNDVVPCPVDDALSGESDIDSASTASQRSNQTAPKTRSKKPSITCGLQRERSSASSFTQEPSRLPSAHDRLSEKQRSKGEDSSNKPEPGRRLGMRRSVGKHGSMDLSDDSQSSSLPYWPDTISSDQEGYRPSARKKYAAPLQKESSKSSKVSQALSRSNSMNAPRPTRASMLRRARLGEASDNEGTETDRISQEVSGTTKASQDSKKQLSRLDMLALPRKRTSSFTTPSDTESSAPRTGFSNRSTESNSGSGRKASVSGPSSKPVLGRASGAPCKPITRGRSSSAKYTSSTASSRRRQKGSDYTSTSEEEYDSGNQVTPKHKRSQTPSASCSQPLIPPRPKPRSRDSDQESHEGDAYQNWSSHSAEIAKLSQDLAKDLAILAREIHDVAGDTDPQSSSGVEANTPASTMSTQDELVHPIPEAGVNYQRAPPGSPAAGDPDQTMVNEQEHNSKHRQWNQEEVVVDDLMLNPVSQISLAIRENTEQLAEKIKVLFHNKQDVWEEIEAKINAENDIPVQKGSNKEITSILKELRRVQRQLEVINTIIEPSGNLEPAKTSTPISPSSASVRPSRAPSRDWRSLGSQRGEGGVSSSSSRSSESVRRSAMASEAESYVV
- the LOC115162387 gene encoding centrosomal protein of 170 kDa protein B isoform X7, translated to MSVTSWFLVSSSGTRHRLPPEMIFVGREECELMLQSRSVDKQHAVVNYDPATDEHMVKDLGSLNGTFVNDLRIPDQTYITLKLSDVIRFGYDSHVYILERSQHKVPEEALKHEKYTSQLQMSMKALEARKREKERQRAEERTRDSFRSKQEKGEGKAALAAVASETPVSKPTPLYGQPSWWGEDDAEHGEGQRPDEDPAENTKESYRQVNGSLSDSQARSIYSHHREPSYFEIPTKEFQQRELLEVPTKDTDPPAVPVLPPAPTSTPPVVQSHASFTIEFDECMPGKIKIKDHVTKFSFHQQRKLLSKEAVTAPTEVMSAESKVADWLDQSDVRMMQRWSRTEDILSTNSDLPVYNKASTGHHHEDGNRGNSEDSVVNGKQVIQSKPPMGPLSTHLWPPRPFTPPDSEELLSSSPPETHSPPQSQGKADPQQAFVIEFFDGNPRKKRSQTFTNNTVQPDSPALRNKLEKKLGPSTPTQQYTIPLKGPGSGGPQKAGSLRREKTEDRINTSFSSQSSSIQPRPFRSVGRRSKLAQDFTAEFLRESRQETRPSMNTTWERKTSPVSPTISPPPTEMAAVPNSHHTSPSPPQPLVPYLTQTSTVNQPVSLKAPLISLVNHTLEAARTLEAARTLEAARTLEAARTLEAARTLEAARTLEIGSPRSLGNEEDDALSEAGTYTIETEVQDEEVVEARSKIDQVFGVVEGPEQPSHTAAAAYKPVKAQDREELRESCSVDLRPAPGQGQNQLQVSGGSKWVSRWASLADSYTDSGPASGLFDIPSQIELSGGVGGRTGYQAMLSRNVKSVESEGQSSRTRRILPQAPLAEKETPTPSILVHQDTYSTYDVSEKSSRALCPQEGLHNLSVQDDLDPDSLSDASKSDDGSIVDQRTTPTPDMTDKSSSQSREEERPRLPPKSTSFYIDSEERGSRPNTPRTERKLPPPPNTPQFSTATLTKQRGGQDSQKTVKHNSSAPKLDYQGRVSPQPKDISVSLVRQESFTKDQPSDATQVTRLPHISSQPALNDPDPAEVFQGICSQDTHSYLKETEDALAALEAKLQAQNDVVPCPVDDALSGESDIDSASTASQRSNQTAPKTRSKKPSITCGLQRERSSASSFTQEPSRLPSAHDRLSEKQRSKGEDSSNKPEPGRRLGMRRSVGKHGSMDLSDDSQSSSLPYWPDTISSDQEGYRPSARKKYAAPLQKESSKSSKVSQALSRSNSMNAPRPTRASMLRRARLGEASDNEGTETDRISQEVSGTTKASQDSKKQLSRLDMLALPRKRTSSFTTPSDTESSAPRTGFSNRSTESNSGSGRKASVSGPSSKPVLGRASGAPCKPITRGRSSSAKYTSSTATSQCRFA